In a single window of the Nicotiana tomentosiformis chromosome 8, ASM39032v3, whole genome shotgun sequence genome:
- the LOC104092091 gene encoding uncharacterized protein isoform X7, with protein MGHKIGTSSLRSFVLVPSVLTISPLSAWFEELRKRRVEELKRELQKSECSIGSLLTKIESLKAERERSAQIDYGSCHTESPAAVVKSEYMESFGNDGVSAGSFTLDTRTKFSPEFESPAIASTKEIDRKLEWSESCEPAETANGNGGVLRKRRSKRKRKDAVLDSKEVSVGESDNVCSISDISTSHCRETSTSCDQSIKPTTTDDSKGGLSRLRDDDDLMAIFNSITQTEVAMIFRHRHDSQKRARYKNIIRQHVDIETVRLRIANGSIKSAGELFRDLLLLTTNAIVYYSKRTREYKSAMTLRDIVTKAYRDHYKFSYHKATSALLTFSTIGNLPVKPRSARPRPSKDKLQAKSCDNVNSIAGTVGRDDHKPSDADSEVPLQSLLAATKGFKRRGKFNCGSVDGSVNRITKVAEKKDTGAKTRIEDHHSEMVTKERKRACKGDLQVA; from the exons TGCTTGGTTTGAAGAGCTACGAAAACGACGAGTTGAAGAACTGAAGCGAGAATTGCAGAAATCTGAATGCTCAATTGG GTCTCTCCTCACAAAGATTGAAAGCCTTAAGGCAGAGAGAGAACGGTCTGCTCAGATAGATTATGGTTCTTGTCACACTGAATCGCCCGCTGCTGTTGTAAAGTCAGAATACATGGAATCTTTTGGCAACGACGGTGTATCTGCTGGCAGCTTCACACTAGATACCAGGACCAAGTTTTCACCCGAGTTTGAGAGTCCTGCTATAGCCTCGACTAAAGAGATAGATCGAAAGCTAGAATGGTCGGAGTCTTGTGAGCCAGCAGAGACTGCCAATGGAAATGGAGGAGTTTTGAGGAAGAGAAGAAGTAAGAGAAAAAGGAAAGATGCTGTTTTAGATAGCAAAGAAGTGAGCGTTGGTGAAAGTGACAATGTGTGTTCAATCAGTGACATCTCTACTTCCCACTGTAGAGAAACATCAACCAGTTGCGACCAAAGTATTAAGCCTACCACCACAGATGATAGTAAAGGAGGATTATCTAGATTGAGGGACGACGATGATTTGATGGCAATTTTCAATTCTATTACACAGACCGAAGTTGCTATGATCTTTAGGCATCGTCACGATAGTCAAAAGAGAGCTAGATACAAGAATATTATCAGGCAGCATGTGGATATTGAAACAGTAAGATTAAGAATAGCCAATGGTTCCATCAAATCAGCAGGTGAGCTTTTCAGAGATTTACTTTTGTTAACAACCAATGCCATTGTATATTATTCGAAAAGGACGAGAGAATACAAGTCAGCGATGACCCTCAGGGACATTGTCACTAAAGCATATAGAGACCATTATAAGTTCTCTTACCACAAAGCTACTTCTGCCCTGCTCACATTCTCGACGATAGGTAATCTGCCTGTGAAGCCAAGAAGTGCTCGTCCTCGCCCCTCCAAAGACAAACTTCAAGCCAAGTCTTGCGACAATGTAAATAGTATTGCAGGGACTGTAGGAAGAGATGATCATAAACCAAGTGATGCTGATTCTGAGGTTCCATTGCAGTCATTATTAGCTGCTACTAAAGGCTTCAAGCGACGTGGAAAGTTCAACTGTGGATCAGTTGATGGATCTGTTAATCGAATAACTAAAGTAGCAGAAAAGAAAGATACAGGAGCTAAAACTAGGATAGAGGACCATCATTCTGAGATGGTtacaaaggaaagaaaaagagCCTGTAAAGGTGATTTGCAGGTTGCATAG
- the LOC104092091 gene encoding uncharacterized protein isoform X5 produces MGHKIGTSSLRSFVLVPSVLTISPLRFTLIYACKVKYEDLQKRYSGCNAWFEELRKRRVEELKRELQKSECSIGSLLTKIESLKAERERSAQIDYGSCHTESPAAVVKSEYMESFGNDGVSAGSFTLDTRTKFSPEFESPAIASTKEIDRKLEWSESCEPAETANGNGGVLRKRRSKRKRKDAVLDSKEVSVGESDNVCSISDISTSHCRETSTSCDQSIKPTTTDDSKGGLSRLRDDDDLMAIFNSITQTEVAMIFRHRHDSQKRARYKNIIRQHVDIETVRLRIANGSIKSAGELFRDLLLLTTNAIVYYSKRTREYKSAMTLRDIVTKAYRDHYKFSYHKATSALLTFSTIGNLPVKPRSARPRPSKDKLQAKSCDNVNSIAGTVGRDDHKPSDADSEVPLQSLLAATKGFKRRGKFNCGSVDGSVNRITKVAEKKDTGAKTRIEDHHSEMVTKERKRACKGDLQVA; encoded by the exons GCCTGCAAAGTCAAGTATGAAGATTTGCAAAAGCGCTACTCTGGCTGCAA TGCTTGGTTTGAAGAGCTACGAAAACGACGAGTTGAAGAACTGAAGCGAGAATTGCAGAAATCTGAATGCTCAATTGG GTCTCTCCTCACAAAGATTGAAAGCCTTAAGGCAGAGAGAGAACGGTCTGCTCAGATAGATTATGGTTCTTGTCACACTGAATCGCCCGCTGCTGTTGTAAAGTCAGAATACATGGAATCTTTTGGCAACGACGGTGTATCTGCTGGCAGCTTCACACTAGATACCAGGACCAAGTTTTCACCCGAGTTTGAGAGTCCTGCTATAGCCTCGACTAAAGAGATAGATCGAAAGCTAGAATGGTCGGAGTCTTGTGAGCCAGCAGAGACTGCCAATGGAAATGGAGGAGTTTTGAGGAAGAGAAGAAGTAAGAGAAAAAGGAAAGATGCTGTTTTAGATAGCAAAGAAGTGAGCGTTGGTGAAAGTGACAATGTGTGTTCAATCAGTGACATCTCTACTTCCCACTGTAGAGAAACATCAACCAGTTGCGACCAAAGTATTAAGCCTACCACCACAGATGATAGTAAAGGAGGATTATCTAGATTGAGGGACGACGATGATTTGATGGCAATTTTCAATTCTATTACACAGACCGAAGTTGCTATGATCTTTAGGCATCGTCACGATAGTCAAAAGAGAGCTAGATACAAGAATATTATCAGGCAGCATGTGGATATTGAAACAGTAAGATTAAGAATAGCCAATGGTTCCATCAAATCAGCAGGTGAGCTTTTCAGAGATTTACTTTTGTTAACAACCAATGCCATTGTATATTATTCGAAAAGGACGAGAGAATACAAGTCAGCGATGACCCTCAGGGACATTGTCACTAAAGCATATAGAGACCATTATAAGTTCTCTTACCACAAAGCTACTTCTGCCCTGCTCACATTCTCGACGATAGGTAATCTGCCTGTGAAGCCAAGAAGTGCTCGTCCTCGCCCCTCCAAAGACAAACTTCAAGCCAAGTCTTGCGACAATGTAAATAGTATTGCAGGGACTGTAGGAAGAGATGATCATAAACCAAGTGATGCTGATTCTGAGGTTCCATTGCAGTCATTATTAGCTGCTACTAAAGGCTTCAAGCGACGTGGAAAGTTCAACTGTGGATCAGTTGATGGATCTGTTAATCGAATAACTAAAGTAGCAGAAAAGAAAGATACAGGAGCTAAAACTAGGATAGAGGACCATCATTCTGAGATGGTtacaaaggaaagaaaaagagCCTGTAAAGGTGATTTGCAGGTTGCATAG
- the LOC104092091 gene encoding uncharacterized protein isoform X6, translated as MWTEGESFRTSYSLRSLFYLACKVKYEDLQKRYSGCNAWFEELRKRRVEELKRELQKSECSIGSLLTKIESLKAERERSAQIDYGSCHTESPAAVVKSEYMESFGNDGVSAGSFTLDTRTKFSPEFESPAIASTKEIDRKLEWSESCEPAETANGNGGVLRKRRSKRKRKDAVLDSKEVSVGESDNVCSISDISTSHCRETSTSCDQSIKPTTTDDSKGGLSRLRDDDDLMAIFNSITQTEVAMIFRHRHDSQKRARYKNIIRQHVDIETVRLRIANGSIKSAGELFRDLLLLTTNAIVYYSKRTREYKSAMTLRDIVTKAYRDHYKFSYHKATSALLTFSTIGNLPVKPRSARPRPSKDKLQAKSCDNVNSIAGTVGRDDHKPSDADSEVPLQSLLAATKGFKRRGKFNCGSVDGSVNRITKVAEKKDTGAKTRIEDHHSEMVTKERKRACKGDLQVA; from the exons GCCTGCAAAGTCAAGTATGAAGATTTGCAAAAGCGCTACTCTGGCTGCAA TGCTTGGTTTGAAGAGCTACGAAAACGACGAGTTGAAGAACTGAAGCGAGAATTGCAGAAATCTGAATGCTCAATTGG GTCTCTCCTCACAAAGATTGAAAGCCTTAAGGCAGAGAGAGAACGGTCTGCTCAGATAGATTATGGTTCTTGTCACACTGAATCGCCCGCTGCTGTTGTAAAGTCAGAATACATGGAATCTTTTGGCAACGACGGTGTATCTGCTGGCAGCTTCACACTAGATACCAGGACCAAGTTTTCACCCGAGTTTGAGAGTCCTGCTATAGCCTCGACTAAAGAGATAGATCGAAAGCTAGAATGGTCGGAGTCTTGTGAGCCAGCAGAGACTGCCAATGGAAATGGAGGAGTTTTGAGGAAGAGAAGAAGTAAGAGAAAAAGGAAAGATGCTGTTTTAGATAGCAAAGAAGTGAGCGTTGGTGAAAGTGACAATGTGTGTTCAATCAGTGACATCTCTACTTCCCACTGTAGAGAAACATCAACCAGTTGCGACCAAAGTATTAAGCCTACCACCACAGATGATAGTAAAGGAGGATTATCTAGATTGAGGGACGACGATGATTTGATGGCAATTTTCAATTCTATTACACAGACCGAAGTTGCTATGATCTTTAGGCATCGTCACGATAGTCAAAAGAGAGCTAGATACAAGAATATTATCAGGCAGCATGTGGATATTGAAACAGTAAGATTAAGAATAGCCAATGGTTCCATCAAATCAGCAGGTGAGCTTTTCAGAGATTTACTTTTGTTAACAACCAATGCCATTGTATATTATTCGAAAAGGACGAGAGAATACAAGTCAGCGATGACCCTCAGGGACATTGTCACTAAAGCATATAGAGACCATTATAAGTTCTCTTACCACAAAGCTACTTCTGCCCTGCTCACATTCTCGACGATAGGTAATCTGCCTGTGAAGCCAAGAAGTGCTCGTCCTCGCCCCTCCAAAGACAAACTTCAAGCCAAGTCTTGCGACAATGTAAATAGTATTGCAGGGACTGTAGGAAGAGATGATCATAAACCAAGTGATGCTGATTCTGAGGTTCCATTGCAGTCATTATTAGCTGCTACTAAAGGCTTCAAGCGACGTGGAAAGTTCAACTGTGGATCAGTTGATGGATCTGTTAATCGAATAACTAAAGTAGCAGAAAAGAAAGATACAGGAGCTAAAACTAGGATAGAGGACCATCATTCTGAGATGGTtacaaaggaaagaaaaagagCCTGTAAAGGTGATTTGCAGGTTGCATAG